The Methyloferula stellata AR4 genome includes a window with the following:
- the treS gene encoding maltose alpha-D-glucosyltransferase, with protein MIDRDDVQWYRDAIIYQLHVKSFFDSDNDGIGDFIGLTQKLDYIKDLGATALWLMPFYPSPLRDDGYDISDYRGINPSYGTIRDFKHFVREAHERGLRVIIELVINHTSDQHPWFQRARKAKAGSAFRNFYVWSDTDERYTDTRIIFLDTEKSNWTWDEEANAYFWHRFYSHQPDLNFDNPRVIEAVLDVMRYWLDMGVDGLRLDAIPYLIEREGTSCENLFETHAVIKKLRAAVDASYPDRMLLGEANQWPEDAARYFGDGDECHMAFHFPLMPRIYMALAQEDRHPITDIMRQTPDIPEGAQWAIFLRNHDEMTLEMVTDKERDYLWTSYAADQRARINLGIRRRLSPLLQKDRRKIELLNSLLFSMPGTPVLYYGDEIGMGDNIYLGDRDGVRTPMQWSVDRNGGFSRADPARLFLPAIQDPIYGFSAINVEAQLASTSSLINWTRRMIAVRRNYRAFGRGTLRFLYPANRKVLTYLREFEDERILCVVNISRAPQAVEVNLSEFKGATPVELTAGSVFPPIGTLPYLLTLPAYAFYWFNLEPATTEPIRYGPTPSPELFTLVLTEKLESLFSGRELVAFESTIAPAFLEARRWYAAKGAQIKEVKVRDFTVLRDGMEGRFVLPLLDIDLARDGRQTYFTPLAAEEDGDNENKLAYAISLLRRGARTGILYDADASPAFGVAMLGAIRDGTVLKTNAGGRIVFSPSPSFPEEELISVADVQRMGVEQSNSSLNLGSRFALKIYRRLQEGENPEIDIGRFLTEVAGFTNTPPLYGTIEYVDAEGHHTALGVLQGFVRGQGDAWRWTLDALKRLLEDLTLAPAEAEAVVPDSFSSYVPHMQRLGLRTAELHKALATPTDDKAFAVEPLTHADLLEAADDARAMAERAFGHLTRLGERANETAHLLADRLLGRRKECFALIESLSIEPIGAVKTRIHGDYHLGQVLVVKDDVIIIDFEGEPSRSLAQRLAKSSPLRDVASMLRSFAYAVATARRDLSQRLPDTSATELHDKLVQFSHIFVETYMEAARGSPIWIEDQPTRQRLLLFFILSKALYEINYEASNRPDWIDIPIEGVLAILDLAREIV; from the coding sequence ATGATCGATCGCGACGATGTACAATGGTATCGCGATGCGATCATCTATCAATTGCACGTCAAATCCTTTTTCGATTCGGACAATGACGGCATAGGCGACTTCATCGGCCTGACGCAGAAGCTCGATTACATCAAGGATCTCGGCGCAACCGCGCTCTGGCTGATGCCGTTTTATCCCTCGCCCCTGCGCGACGACGGCTACGATATTTCGGATTATCGCGGGATCAATCCTTCCTATGGCACGATCCGCGACTTCAAACATTTCGTGCGCGAGGCGCATGAGCGCGGGCTTCGCGTCATCATCGAGCTCGTCATCAACCATACGTCGGATCAGCATCCGTGGTTTCAGCGCGCCCGCAAGGCCAAGGCCGGATCCGCCTTCCGCAATTTCTATGTCTGGTCGGATACGGATGAGCGTTACACCGACACGCGCATCATCTTTCTCGACACGGAGAAATCGAACTGGACCTGGGACGAAGAGGCCAATGCCTATTTCTGGCACCGCTTCTATAGCCACCAGCCGGATCTCAACTTCGACAATCCGCGCGTCATCGAGGCCGTCCTCGATGTGATGCGCTATTGGCTCGACATGGGCGTCGATGGGTTGCGGCTTGACGCCATTCCCTATCTGATCGAGCGGGAAGGTACGAGTTGCGAAAATCTTTTCGAGACCCATGCGGTCATCAAGAAGCTCCGGGCCGCCGTCGATGCCAGCTATCCGGATCGCATGCTGCTCGGTGAGGCCAATCAATGGCCGGAGGATGCGGCGCGCTATTTCGGCGATGGCGACGAATGCCACATGGCGTTTCATTTTCCATTGATGCCGCGCATTTATATGGCGCTGGCACAAGAGGACAGGCACCCGATCACCGATATCATGCGGCAGACGCCCGATATTCCCGAAGGCGCGCAATGGGCGATCTTTCTGCGCAACCATGACGAGATGACCCTCGAAATGGTGACCGACAAAGAGCGCGACTATCTTTGGACCTCTTATGCCGCCGATCAGCGCGCCCGCATCAATCTCGGTATCCGCCGCCGCCTATCGCCGCTGTTGCAGAAAGACCGCCGCAAGATCGAGCTTTTGAATTCGCTGCTCTTTTCCATGCCGGGCACACCGGTCCTTTATTATGGCGACGAGATCGGCATGGGCGACAATATCTATCTCGGCGACCGCGACGGCGTGCGCACGCCGATGCAATGGTCCGTCGACCGCAATGGCGGGTTCAGCCGGGCCGACCCCGCCAGGCTGTTTCTGCCGGCGATCCAGGACCCGATCTATGGTTTCAGCGCGATCAATGTCGAAGCGCAATTGGCGAGCACGTCGAGCCTGATCAACTGGACGCGGCGCATGATCGCGGTTAGGCGCAACTATCGCGCCTTCGGGCGCGGGACCTTGCGGTTTCTCTATCCCGCCAACCGCAAAGTGCTGACCTATTTGCGCGAATTCGAGGATGAACGCATTCTCTGCGTGGTCAATATTTCGCGCGCGCCGCAAGCGGTCGAGGTCAATCTCTCCGAATTCAAAGGCGCTACGCCGGTCGAACTGACGGCGGGCAGCGTCTTCCCTCCGATCGGCACATTGCCTTATCTGCTCACTTTGCCGGCCTATGCGTTCTACTGGTTCAACCTCGAACCGGCGACCACGGAGCCTATTCGCTACGGGCCCACACCGTCGCCCGAATTATTCACACTGGTTTTGACCGAAAAACTCGAAAGCCTGTTCTCCGGCCGCGAGTTGGTTGCTTTCGAGTCCACGATCGCGCCGGCATTCCTGGAGGCGCGGCGCTGGTATGCGGCGAAAGGCGCCCAGATCAAAGAGGTCAAGGTACGGGATTTCACCGTCCTGCGCGATGGCATGGAAGGCAGGTTCGTCTTGCCGCTTCTCGACATCGATCTCGCTCGCGACGGGCGGCAGACCTATTTCACGCCCTTGGCCGCCGAGGAAGACGGCGACAATGAAAATAAGCTCGCCTATGCCATCTCACTGCTGAGGCGGGGCGCGCGGACGGGCATTCTCTATGATGCCGACGCCAGTCCGGCCTTCGGCGTCGCCATGCTGGGCGCTATCCGAGATGGGACCGTCTTGAAAACCAATGCGGGCGGCCGGATCGTCTTTTCGCCCTCGCCCTCGTTTCCGGAAGAGGAACTGATTTCGGTCGCGGACGTCCAGCGCATGGGCGTCGAGCAGAGCAATTCCTCGCTCAATCTTGGCAGCCGCTTCGCACTCAAGATCTACCGGCGCTTGCAGGAGGGGGAGAATCCGGAAATCGATATCGGACGTTTTCTGACCGAGGTCGCGGGCTTTACCAATACGCCGCCCCTCTACGGCACGATCGAATATGTCGATGCCGAAGGCCATCACACGGCGCTCGGCGTGCTGCAGGGTTTCGTGCGCGGCCAGGGCGATGCCTGGCGATGGACGCTTGATGCCTTGAAGCGCCTTCTGGAAGATTTGACGCTTGCCCCGGCGGAGGCCGAGGCCGTGGTTCCAGACAGCTTTTCCTCTTATGTGCCGCATATGCAAAGGCTTGGTCTGCGCACCGCCGAGCTGCATAAAGCGCTTGCGACGCCGACCGACGACAAGGCTTTTGCCGTGGAGCCTTTGACCCATGCGGATCTTTTGGAGGCGGCCGACGATGCGCGGGCGATGGCGGAGCGCGCCTTCGGGCATCTGACCCGGCTGGGCGAGCGCGCCAACGAGACGGCTCATCTGCTGGCTGACCGGCTATTGGGCAGACGCAAAGAATGTTTCGCTTTGATCGAGTCGCTGTCCATCGAACCGATTGGCGCCGTCAAGACGAGAATCCATGGCGATTATCACCTCGGCCAGGTGCTTGTCGTCAAGGATGACGTGATCATCATCGATTTCGAAGGCGAACCGTCGCGGTCGCTGGCGCAGCGGCTGGCCAAGAGTTCGCCCTTGCGCGATGTCGCAAGCATGCTGCGCTCCTTCGCTTACGCTGTGGCGACGGCGAGGCGCGACTTGTCGCAACGTCTGCCGGACACATCGGCCACTGAACTGCACGACAAGCTGGTGCAATTTTCACATATTTTCGTCGAAACCTATATGGAAGCGGCGCGCGGCAGCCCGATCTGGATCGAAGATCAGCCGACACGCCAGCGTCTTCTGCTGTTTTTCATCCTGTCGAAGGCGCTTTACGAAATAAATTACGAAGCAAGCAACCGGCCCGACTGGATCGACATTCCCATTGAAGGGGTTCTCGCAATCCTCGATTTGGCACGGGAGATCGTATGA
- the glgB gene encoding 1,4-alpha-glucan branching protein GlgB: protein MSKTGGLAKLEKNSAEPATRGQAVAELDKGAIEAIVSASHGDPFAVLGPHEVAPGLWEIRVMLPGAESAEALAVSNGAVLAPFEKRHPGGFFIARFSCQNRPHYRLRIKDKAGERLAEDPYAFGSALAGSDLSAIRDRISDAFYRVLGAHCMTHGGCKGVRFTVWAPNAHNVSVVGDFNGWDGRCHPMRLHHAGGLWELFVPGLEKREHYKFEIKGPSGERLPLKADPVAFSTECPPSTASVTHGLPAFDWHDDEWIIARGTGDLRKKPVAIYECHLGSWTRVPEDNYRSLSYRELAEQLVPYVRDLGFTHIELLPITEFPFDGSWGYQPVSLFAPTSRFGTPEDFASFVEAAHKAGLGIILDWVPGHFPNDAHGLSLFDGTHLYEHADPRQGFHQDWGTYIYNYGREEVAAFLVTNARFWLEQYHLDGLRVDAVASMLYLDYSRRAGEWIPNRFGGNENLEAIDFLRHMNEIAYQAAPGVVTIAEESTAWPGVSRPTYAGGLGFGFKWNMGWMHDTLRFMSDDPIHRSYHHHDMTFGLLYAFSENFILPLSHDEVVHGKGSLLAKMPGDTWQRFANLRAYFGFMWAHPGKKLLFMGGEFAQMREWNHDTALDWHLLDEPNHRGVQILVRDLNVLYRTTPALYERDCEASGFRWIVGDDRNNSVFAFARFGETPDTVAIAISNFTPVPRENYRIGVPLEGFYREAVNTDAALYGGSNMGNLGGLYAEARPSHGEAFSISVTLPPLATVILIREP, encoded by the coding sequence ATGAGCAAGACGGGCGGATTGGCGAAGCTTGAAAAGAATTCCGCTGAGCCTGCCACCCGCGGTCAGGCGGTCGCGGAGCTCGATAAGGGCGCCATCGAAGCGATCGTTTCGGCCTCGCATGGCGACCCTTTTGCCGTCCTTGGGCCGCACGAGGTTGCACCGGGCCTATGGGAAATCCGCGTCATGCTGCCTGGGGCCGAAAGCGCCGAGGCGCTCGCGGTATCGAACGGGGCTGTTCTCGCGCCCTTCGAAAAGCGCCATCCGGGCGGCTTTTTCATCGCCCGTTTTTCCTGCCAAAACCGGCCGCATTATCGACTGCGCATCAAGGATAAAGCCGGCGAAAGGCTGGCTGAGGATCCCTATGCCTTCGGCTCGGCGCTTGCCGGTTCGGATCTCTCGGCCATCAGGGATCGTATTAGCGACGCCTTTTATCGCGTCCTCGGCGCGCATTGCATGACGCACGGCGGCTGCAAGGGCGTGCGCTTCACCGTCTGGGCACCCAATGCGCATAATGTCAGCGTCGTCGGCGATTTCAACGGCTGGGACGGGCGGTGTCATCCGATGCGGCTGCATCACGCGGGCGGCCTCTGGGAGCTTTTCGTGCCGGGCCTTGAAAAGCGCGAGCATTATAAATTCGAGATCAAGGGACCGTCGGGCGAGCGCCTGCCGCTGAAAGCCGATCCTGTCGCTTTTTCAACGGAATGTCCGCCCTCGACCGCCTCTGTGACGCATGGCCTGCCGGCCTTCGATTGGCATGATGACGAGTGGATCATCGCGCGTGGCACCGGCGACCTCCGCAAAAAGCCGGTCGCGATCTATGAATGCCACCTTGGATCATGGACGCGCGTGCCCGAAGACAATTATCGCTCGCTCTCCTATCGCGAACTTGCCGAACAGCTCGTGCCTTATGTCCGCGATCTCGGTTTCACCCATATCGAACTCTTGCCGATTACCGAATTTCCCTTCGACGGATCTTGGGGCTACCAGCCCGTCTCGCTTTTTGCGCCGACGAGCCGGTTCGGGACCCCTGAGGATTTCGCCTCTTTCGTCGAAGCCGCACATAAAGCCGGTCTCGGAATCATCCTCGATTGGGTGCCGGGGCATTTCCCCAATGACGCGCACGGGCTAAGCCTCTTCGACGGGACCCATCTCTACGAGCATGCCGATCCGCGGCAAGGCTTTCATCAGGATTGGGGCACCTATATTTATAATTATGGGCGCGAGGAGGTCGCGGCTTTTCTCGTCACCAATGCGCGGTTCTGGCTGGAGCAATATCATCTCGACGGGCTGCGCGTCGACGCCGTCGCCTCCATGCTCTATCTCGATTATTCGCGCCGCGCCGGCGAATGGATTCCCAACCGCTTTGGCGGCAACGAGAATCTCGAAGCCATCGATTTCCTGCGGCACATGAACGAGATCGCCTATCAGGCGGCGCCCGGCGTCGTGACCATCGCGGAAGAATCGACCGCCTGGCCGGGCGTCTCGCGGCCGACCTATGCCGGTGGTCTCGGGTTCGGCTTCAAATGGAACATGGGCTGGATGCACGACACGTTGCGGTTCATGTCGGATGATCCGATCCACCGCAGCTATCACCATCACGATATGACTTTCGGGCTGCTCTATGCCTTCAGCGAGAATTTCATCCTGCCTCTGAGCCATGATGAAGTCGTCCACGGCAAAGGCTCGCTTTTAGCTAAAATGCCGGGTGACACATGGCAGCGTTTTGCCAATCTGCGGGCCTATTTCGGCTTCATGTGGGCGCATCCCGGCAAGAAGCTGCTCTTCATGGGCGGCGAGTTCGCCCAAATGCGCGAATGGAACCATGACACCGCGCTCGATTGGCATTTGCTTGACGAGCCGAATCATCGCGGCGTGCAGATTTTGGTGCGCGATCTCAATGTGCTTTATCGTACCACGCCGGCGCTTTACGAGCGCGATTGCGAGGCGAGCGGGTTTCGTTGGATCGTCGGCGACGATCGGAACAATAGCGTCTTTGCATTCGCGCGTTTCGGCGAAACGCCGGACACGGTCGCGATAGCGATCTCCAATTTCACACCTGTGCCGCGTGAGAATTACCGGATCGGGGTTCCATTAGAAGGTTTCTATCGCGAAGCCGTGAACACTGATGCTGCCCTTTACGGAGGCAGCAATATGGGCAATCTCGGTGGACTATATGCAGAAGCCCGGCCCAGCCATGGCGAGGCTTTTTCAATTTCTGTGACGCTGCCGCCGCTCGCCACTGTGATCTTGATCCGCGAGCCCTAA
- the malQ gene encoding 4-alpha-glucanotransferase — translation MTNETDLLWRLAEQAGVARTYRDAFGVGFDPGEEGVRAVLAGLGFAVETQSDLEDSIARLEVFRSALIARVIPCEAGERTRVAVVNPPDAILSWRVTLETGKTSEGLATIAFEDGAASFELPGCPAGYHDLHVEAGRQKAKALLISAPRRAYLPQAFMEGACGFGLAAQVYGLRSARDCGIGDLTAIASLAEASGTYGASFLGLSPLHALFSADRTKFSPYSPSSRLFIDPIFIDPREVPGFAQSAAAHYLQEPDVAFLLEQIRETPLVDHASVWALKRQLLNRLWRDFSETTNPEFESFRREGGEGLELHATFEALAHRFRDEGLMWLGEWPEEYRQAQSSTVRQYRSEAASDIAFHIWLQWLADRQLGAAQAAAKASGMEIGLYRDLAVGVDRGGSEVWASPERFATSLSVGAPPDPLATQGQDWGLPPLNPLMLEADGLAAFRSLIAANMRHAGAIRIDHAFQLQRLFLIPLGAPARLGTYVDYPFEAMLAVLRLESHRAKSLVIAEDLGTSPEHFSEAIMQAGILSYRVMPFEREADGAFKRPSAYPRDAIATFSTHDLPTFAGWWHGVDVGVRQSVGLYDPATAERERAQRAHELEQFCESLSEENLLPSPAVPADPPFEAAMRYLARTQCCLVAVQCEDVSAEVNQANLPGRDLGHPNWRRKLSHPIEGIMQKDGPFARIAALLKMERQKIARMVKPKAENVLSGGNLALRTLFLGDTAAGVMSKDKKAKDKPDKKDKGKKTKSSPDAMRPVPDAEGRVVVEAVTPELDCGRHKIKRVVGDLVEVSADIFTDGHEKIAADILWRTVDEASWQRAPMRFIDNDRWGGTFTVQAMAEHRFTIEAWRDPVATLLDAMEKKRAAGIAVDVEAAEILALLDTPEADNRDAQTRDPQTKDRLQALLAKAGAADPARIDLFSTDETRLLMAKIGPRRNVSVYGHEIAVEVDRRKANFSAWYELFPRSVTDDVNRHGTFRDVIAHLPYVHELGFDVLYLPPIHPVGKTNRKGRNNALTAGKSDPGSVYAIGNELGGHDAIHPQLGGIEDFRALVRAARDYDMEIALDFAVQCSPDHPWIRQHPEWFAWRPDGTIQYAENPPKKYEDIVNVDFYGAGLPALWEALKDIVTFWVREGVRIFRVDNPHTKPLPFWEWLIAEVNREDPDVIFLAEAFTRPKMMKSLAKIGFQQSYTYFTWRNTKPEIMAYMQELAGEMADYYRPNFFVNTPDINPIYLQTSGRAGFIVRATLAATLSSNWGLYSGFEFCEARALPGKEEYADSEKYEIKPWDYDRPGNIKAHISALNRIRRENPALHDFRQCLFLNAWNDAIVAYARFSPDKSNCVMVIVNLDPHYRQDCTYEVPLWEFGLPDQASIEAEDLLNGGRFTLYGKTHQIALDPAERSAVIWRIIPPRVAP, via the coding sequence GTGACCAACGAAACAGACCTTCTGTGGCGGCTTGCGGAACAGGCCGGCGTGGCGCGGACCTATAGGGACGCCTTTGGCGTCGGCTTCGATCCGGGCGAAGAAGGCGTCAGAGCGGTTCTTGCCGGATTGGGATTTGCCGTCGAGACCCAAAGCGACCTCGAGGACTCTATCGCGCGTCTGGAAGTATTCCGGAGTGCTTTGATCGCACGCGTCATTCCGTGCGAGGCCGGTGAAAGAACACGCGTCGCGGTGGTCAATCCGCCGGATGCGATTCTCTCCTGGCGGGTCACGCTCGAAACGGGAAAGACGAGCGAAGGTTTGGCGACGATCGCGTTCGAAGATGGCGCGGCCTCATTCGAGCTTCCGGGCTGCCCGGCCGGCTACCACGACCTTCATGTCGAAGCCGGGCGGCAGAAGGCCAAAGCGCTTTTGATCTCGGCGCCGCGGCGCGCCTATCTGCCGCAAGCTTTCATGGAAGGCGCCTGCGGCTTCGGGCTTGCCGCGCAAGTCTATGGTTTGCGCTCGGCGCGCGATTGCGGGATCGGCGATCTTACGGCCATCGCCTCGCTTGCCGAGGCGAGCGGAACCTATGGCGCGTCCTTTCTTGGGCTCAGCCCGTTGCATGCACTTTTTTCCGCCGATCGCACCAAGTTTTCACCCTATTCGCCGTCGTCGCGCCTGTTCATCGATCCGATCTTCATCGATCCGCGCGAGGTGCCGGGTTTCGCGCAAAGCGCGGCGGCTCATTATCTTCAGGAGCCCGATGTTGCGTTTCTCCTCGAACAGATTCGCGAAACACCTCTGGTCGATCATGCCTCCGTCTGGGCCTTGAAGCGGCAGTTGCTCAACCGGCTGTGGCGGGACTTTTCAGAAACCACGAATCCGGAGTTCGAAAGCTTCCGCCGCGAGGGTGGCGAGGGTTTGGAGCTTCATGCGACTTTCGAAGCGCTCGCGCACCGGTTTCGCGATGAAGGCCTGATGTGGCTCGGCGAATGGCCGGAAGAATATCGTCAGGCCCAATCATCGACCGTGCGCCAATACAGGAGCGAAGCAGCCTCCGACATCGCCTTCCACATTTGGCTGCAATGGCTGGCCGATCGGCAGTTGGGTGCCGCGCAGGCCGCTGCCAAGGCGAGCGGCATGGAGATCGGGCTTTACCGCGATCTTGCCGTCGGCGTCGATCGCGGCGGTTCGGAAGTCTGGGCTTCGCCCGAACGTTTCGCGACCAGTCTTTCGGTCGGCGCACCGCCGGATCCGCTTGCCACTCAGGGGCAGGATTGGGGTTTGCCGCCGCTCAATCCGCTCATGCTCGAAGCGGACGGCCTCGCCGCCTTCCGGAGTTTGATTGCCGCCAATATGCGTCATGCCGGCGCGATACGGATCGATCATGCGTTTCAATTGCAGCGGCTGTTTCTGATCCCGCTCGGCGCGCCGGCAAGGCTTGGCACTTATGTGGATTATCCGTTCGAGGCCATGCTTGCCGTTCTGCGGCTTGAAAGCCATCGTGCGAAATCGCTCGTGATCGCAGAAGACCTCGGCACCAGCCCGGAGCATTTCTCCGAAGCGATCATGCAGGCAGGCATTCTGAGCTATCGCGTGATGCCTTTCGAACGCGAGGCGGACGGCGCGTTCAAACGGCCCTCCGCCTATCCGCGCGACGCGATTGCGACATTCTCGACGCATGATCTGCCGACTTTTGCCGGCTGGTGGCACGGCGTCGATGTCGGTGTCCGGCAGTCCGTCGGTCTTTACGACCCGGCGACGGCGGAGCGTGAACGGGCTCAGCGGGCGCATGAATTGGAACAATTTTGCGAAAGTTTGAGTGAAGAAAATTTATTGCCCTCGCCCGCCGTTCCGGCCGATCCGCCCTTTGAAGCGGCCATGCGCTATCTCGCCCGGACGCAATGCTGCCTTGTCGCCGTGCAATGCGAAGACGTCTCGGCCGAGGTGAATCAGGCCAATCTCCCGGGCCGCGACCTTGGCCATCCCAATTGGCGGCGGAAATTATCGCATCCGATCGAAGGCATTATGCAAAAGGATGGTCCTTTTGCCCGGATCGCTGCGCTTCTGAAGATGGAACGGCAGAAAATCGCGCGAATGGTGAAGCCAAAGGCCGAGAATGTTTTATCAGGCGGTAACCTGGCTCTGCGAACCTTATTTCTCGGCGACACTGCGGCAGGGGTCATGAGCAAAGATAAAAAGGCCAAGGATAAGCCTGACAAAAAAGACAAGGGCAAGAAGACCAAGTCTTCGCCCGACGCGATGCGGCCCGTGCCCGATGCCGAAGGTCGCGTTGTCGTCGAGGCCGTCACGCCGGAGCTTGACTGCGGCCGTCACAAAATCAAACGCGTCGTCGGCGACCTTGTCGAAGTCTCCGCCGATATTTTCACCGATGGGCATGAAAAGATCGCCGCCGATATTTTGTGGCGCACGGTGGATGAGGCGTCCTGGCAGCGCGCGCCGATGCGTTTTATCGACAATGACCGCTGGGGCGGGACGTTCACGGTTCAGGCTATGGCCGAACATCGCTTCACGATCGAGGCTTGGCGCGATCCCGTCGCGACGCTGCTCGACGCGATGGAGAAGAAACGTGCCGCCGGGATCGCCGTCGATGTGGAAGCCGCGGAGATTCTGGCTTTGCTCGACACGCCCGAGGCGGACAACCGCGATGCGCAAACCCGCGATCCGCAAACCAAGGATAGATTGCAAGCGCTGCTTGCCAAAGCCGGAGCGGCTGATCCGGCCCGCATCGATCTTTTCTCCACGGATGAGACGCGCCTGCTGATGGCGAAGATCGGTCCGCGCAGAAACGTTTCGGTCTATGGCCACGAGATTGCCGTCGAGGTCGATCGTCGCAAGGCGAATTTCTCGGCCTGGTACGAACTCTTTCCGCGCTCCGTCACCGACGATGTCAATCGCCACGGTACGTTTCGCGACGTGATCGCGCATCTGCCTTATGTTCACGAGCTCGGCTTCGACGTGCTCTATCTGCCGCCCATTCATCCGGTCGGCAAGACGAACCGCAAGGGCCGCAACAATGCGCTTACCGCCGGCAAAAGCGACCCTGGCAGCGTCTATGCGATAGGCAATGAATTAGGCGGCCATGATGCTATCCATCCGCAGCTCGGCGGGATCGAGGATTTTCGCGCGCTCGTGCGGGCCGCGCGGGACTATGACATGGAAATCGCGCTCGATTTCGCGGTTCAATGTTCGCCCGATCATCCGTGGATCAGGCAGCATCCAGAATGGTTCGCCTGGCGCCCCGACGGCACGATTCAATATGCCGAAAATCCGCCCAAAAAATACGAAGATATCGTCAATGTCGATTTCTACGGCGCAGGCCTGCCGGCGCTGTGGGAGGCCTTGAAGGATATCGTCACGTTCTGGGTGCGTGAAGGCGTGCGGATTTTCCGGGTGGATAATCCGCATACGAAGCCTTTGCCCTTCTGGGAATGGCTGATTGCGGAGGTCAATCGAGAAGACCCGGATGTCATATTTTTGGCAGAAGCCTTCACACGGCCCAAAATGATGAAGAGCCTCGCGAAAATCGGCTTCCAGCAGTCCTATACCTATTTCACGTGGCGCAATACCAAGCCTGAGATCATGGCCTATATGCAAGAACTCGCGGGCGAGATGGCGGATTATTACCGGCCGAATTTCTTCGTGAATACGCCGGATATCAATCCCATCTATCTGCAGACGAGCGGCCGCGCGGGTTTCATCGTGCGCGCGACTCTCGCTGCGACCCTGTCGAGCAATTGGGGACTTTATAGCGGCTTCGAGTTTTGCGAGGCCCGCGCCTTGCCCGGCAAGGAAGAATATGCGGACTCGGAAAAATACGAGATCAAGCCTTGGGATTATGACCGTCCCGGCAACATCAAGGCGCATATATCCGCGCTCAATCGCATCCGCCGCGAAAATCCGGCGCTGCACGATTTCCGCCAGTGCCTGTTTCTCAATGCCTGGAACGATGCGATCGTCGCCTACGCGCGATTTTCACCGGATAAATCGAATTGCGTGATGGTGATCGTCAATCTCGACCCGCATTATCGCCAGGATTGCACCTATGAAGTGCCGCTTTGGGAATTCGGCCTGCCGGATCAAGCCTCGATCGAGGCGGAGGACCTTCTGAACGGCGGCCGGTTCACGCTCTATGGCAAGACCCATCAAATCGCGCTCGATCCGGCCGAACGCTCGGCCGTCATCTGGCGCATCATACCGCCGAGAGTTGCGCCATGA